A genomic region of Procambarus clarkii isolate CNS0578487 chromosome 88, FALCON_Pclarkii_2.0, whole genome shotgun sequence contains the following coding sequences:
- the LOC123745874 gene encoding developmentally-regulated GTP-binding protein 2 isoform X1 produces MGILERIGEIEKEIARTQKNKATEYHLGVLKAKLAKYRTQLLEPQGKKGEKGEGFDVMKSGDARVALIGFPSVGKSTLLSTLTNTQSVAASYEFTTLTCIPGVIEYKGANIQLLDLPGIIEGASQGKGRGRQVIAVARTADLVIMMVDVTKGEVQKELLTAELEAVGIRLNKKKPGIYFKQKKVGGIKFNATCTLTKIDEKMVQMILHEYKIFNAEVIFREDCAADELIDIISGNRVYMPCLYVYNKIDQVSIEEVDRIAHQDHCVVVSCNMKLNLDYLLDRVWQELSLLRIYTKKPGRAPDFSDPIILRGGASVEHVCHSIHRSIVAVFKYALVWGKSTKFNPQRVGIHHIMSDEDVIQIVSKK; encoded by the exons ATGGGTATCCTTGAGAGGATCGGGGAGATCGAGAAGGAGATAGCCCGGACTCAGAAAAATAAAG CCACTGAATACCACTTAGGTGTGCTGAAGGCTAAACTTGCCAAGTATCGCACACAGCTCCTTGAACCACAGGGCAAGAAAGGGGAGAAAGGTGAGGGTTTTGATGTTATGAAAAGTGGAGATGCCAGAGTGGCACTTATTGGCTTCCCATCTGTTGGCAAG TCCACTCTGCTGAGCACATTGACCAACACTCAAAGTGTAGCGGCATCGTATGAATTCACAACACTGACCTGCATCCCAGGTGTTATTGAATATAAAGGTGCCAACATCCAGTTATTGGATTTGCCTGGTATCATTGAAGGCGCCTCTCAAGGAAAAGGTAGAGGTAGGCAG GTTATTGCTGTGGCCCGAACTGCAGAtttagtgataatgatggtggaTGTTACTAAAGGGGAGGTACAGAAGGAGCTTCTTACTGCAGAACTGGAAGCTGTTGGTATCAGACTTAATAAGAAGAAACCTGGTATTTACTTTAAG CAAAAGAAAGTTGGTGGCATAAAATTTAATGCAACGTGCACACTCACAAAGATTGATGAGAAAATGGTGCAGATGATTCTACATGAATACAAGATCTTCAATGCTGAG GTGATCTTCAGAGAAGACTGTGCTGCAGATGAATTGATAGATATTATTTCTGGTAATCGTGTGTACATGCCTTGCCTCTATGTGTACAACAAAATTGATCAGGTGTCCATTGAGGAAGTCGACAGAATTGCTCACCAAGACCATTGTGTTGTTGTCAG ttGTAATATGAAACTAAACTTGGATTACCTTCTGGATCGGGTATGGCAGGAGCTCTCTCTACTTCGTATATACACTAAGAAACCTGGTAGAGCTCCAGATTTTTCTGACCCGATCATTCTTCGTGGCGGAGCTTCAGTAGAGCACGTCTGTCACTCAATTCATCGATCTATTGTGGCTGTCTTCAAATATGCATTAGTTTGG